A single genomic interval of Coccidioides posadasii str. Silveira chromosome 1, complete sequence harbors:
- the RPP2B gene encoding ribosomal protein P2 (EggNog:ENOG410PRUB~COG:J) yields the protein MKHLAAYLLLSLGGNESPSASDIKGVLSSVGIDADEERLEKLISELKGKDLQELIAEGTTKLASVPSGGAAAAPAAGAGGAAAGEAAPAAEEEKKEEEEESDEDMGFGLFD from the exons ATGAAGCATCTCGCCGCTTACCTTCTCCTTAGCCTCGGTGGCAACGAGTCGCCTTCCGCCAGCGATATCAAGGGCGTTCTCTCCTCTGTCGGTATCGATGCTGATGAGGAGCGTCTAGAGAAGCTCATTTCCGAGCTCAAAGGAAAGGACCTTCAGGAG TTGATCGCTGAAGGTACCACCAAACTCGCTTCCGTTCCCTCCGGTGGTGCCGCTGCTGCTCCTGCTGCTGGCGCTGGtggtgctgctgctggtgaGGCTGCCCCAGCTGCTgaggaggagaaaaaggaggaagaggaggagtCCGATGAGGACATGGGCTTCGGTCTCTTCGACTAA
- the HSPA8 gene encoding Heat shock cognate 71 kDa protein (EggNog:ENOG41KOG0101~COG:O): MGETAKSHLGDTINNAGMTMPVYFNNFQYQAIKNASLITDFNIFYTLNKLNITMIVHDFEL; this comes from the coding sequence ATGGGGGAGACAGCCAAATCTCATCTTGGTGACACTATTAACAATGCTGGTATGACTATGCCAGTCTACTTCAACAATTTCCAGTATCAAGCTATCAAGAATGCCAGTCTTATTACTGATTTTAACATTTTCTATACCCTGAACAAGCTCAATATCACCATGATTGTGCATGACTTTGAATTGAA
- a CDS encoding uncharacterized protein (EggNog:ENOG410PGC8~COG:G~BUSCO:9171at33183), which yields MVHPILQSSKSLSNPIPAPDPRHHAEPIISFLPRVHVLVIGPGLGRDPITQSIVVEVLREARAKAIPLVLDADALLLVQNRPDLVHGYEECILTPNVVEFRRLAEAFGVDVSVAGERREEGECEACERLSRALGGVMIVQKGIHDVISNGVTSLISDVQGGKKRSGGQGDTLTGSLGTFLAWRKAYHEGLWDAGEEDRSKQGEAESRSDVEVELQEDGGKMMKKMSRKTTMLLAAWAGSTITRECSRRAFLAKGRSMQASDLTDEVHGAFLDLIGEPEGSKL from the coding sequence ATGGTCCACCCCATCCTACAAAGCTCCAAATCCCTCTCCAATCCCATCCCCGCCCCCGATCCCCGCCACCATGCAGAGCCCATCATCTCCTTCCTTCCACGCGTGCACGTCCTCGTCATCGGTCCCGGTCTCGGCCGTGACCCCATAACGCAAAGCATCGTCGTGGAAGTACTGAGAGAAGCTCGTGCCAAGGCCATTCCCTTGGTCCTCGACGCCGATGCTCTGCTACTCGTGCAGAATCGTCCCGATCTCGTGCACGGGTATGAAGAGTGCATTCTCACGCCGAATGTGGTTGAATTCCGGCGGTTGGCTGAGGCGTTTGGGGTGGATGTTTCGGTGGCAGGAGAAAGGAGGGAGGAAGGTGAATGTGAGGCGTGTGAGCGGTTGTCGAGGGCGCTGGGTGGGGTGATGATTGTTCAAAAGGGGATTCACGATGTTATTTCGAACGGGGTGACGTCGCTGATTTCGGATGTACAAGgtgggaagaagaggagtGGTGGGCAGGGGGATACCCTAACGGGTTCTTTGGGGACCTTTTTGGCCTGGAGGAAGGCGTATCATGAGGGCTTATGGGATGCAGGTGAGGAAGATCGTTCAAAGCAGGGAGAGGCGGAGAGCAGAAGTGACGTCGAAGTTGAATTGCAGGAGGATGGCGGtaagatgatgaagaaaatGAGCCGCAAAACTACAATGTTGCTTGCTGCGTGGGCTGGTAGTACCATTACAAGGGAATGCTCACGAAGAGCATTTCTGGCCAAGGGAAGAAGTATGCAAGCAAGCGATTTAACGGATGAGGTCCACGGCGCCTTTCTGGACTTGATTGGAGAGCCCGAAGGGTCAAAGCTGTGA
- the RPS15 gene encoding 40S ribosomal protein uS19 (BUSCO:428342at4751~EggNog:ENOG410PIWK~COG:J~BUSCO:15400at33183) produces MADTEYNAEEAAELKKRRAFRKFSYRGIDLDQLLDLSSEQLRDVVHARARRRFNRGLKRKPMGLIKKLRKAKQEAKPNEKPELVKTHLRDMIVVPEMIGSVVGIYSGKEFNQVEIKPEMVGHYLGEFSISYKPVKHGRPGIGATHSSRFIPLK; encoded by the exons ATGGCTGACACTGAATAC AATGCGGAGGAGGCTGCCG agttgaagaagagaagagcatTCAGAAAGTTTTCCTACCGTGGAATCGACCTTGATCA ACTCCTTGATCTCTCTTCCGAACAGCTCCGCGATGTCGTTCATGCTCGTGCCCGCCGCCGATTCAACCGCGGTCTCAAGCGAAAGCCAATGGGCTTGATCAAGAAGCTCCGAAAGGCCAAGCAGGAGGCCAAGCCAAACGAGAAGCCCGAGCTCGTCAAGACACATCTGCGTGACATGATCGTTGTCCCCGAGATGATTGGCAGCGTTGTCGGTATCTACTCCGGCAAGGAATTCAACCAGGTTGAAATTAAGCCTGAAATGGTTGGGCACTACTTGGGAGAGTTCTCCATCTCATA CAAACCCGTCAAGCACGGTAGACCTGGTATCGGTGCTACCCACTCTTCTCGTTTCATTCCTCTCAAATAA
- a CDS encoding uncharacterized protein (EggNog:ENOG410PP8F~COG:B~BUSCO:6454at33183), protein MRNTDGGVLRAAPGETPNAGTGLFATTRILIGQPILELDTWLAVLDTARLADTCSNCFGGKTLRDREVDGAPQVPLKLCTGCRTVRYCSKGCQKENWAAIHKHECKIFKNLYPNVLPTPSRAVLRILLLKKHQEDQGDRLQRFDSLTSHLTETIRTKPDHFQNLVLCARAIHEYSKTELSLQEVVDCFGKLDINAFTLTTPFYDQIGAAVEPLASLCNHSCDPNAAVDFDKGKTWLRALQHIEEGEQIFVSYVEPTDACLHRQAELSKRYYFECECPRCIREKEIGDGEFLKEVTDLDSKLVDDAQKEAVGLLEAAKSRISPAASIRSLKRAMSILRKTLVWPLTRQPYVRLRNELIASLMDAQQLQCVFVQCAIRHLRIDPVVYPAKWHPVATMHKWMFVSLMRYLTQAGNLGFAEGIDLSKYQLNLFLLIYSILLDLEVTASNELPTVEDIYRGSLSLFVDAEWTLEAMQPDIDKEWEKVEKLVDDALRIDEASV, encoded by the exons ATGAGGAACACAGATGGAGGGGTTTTGCGAGCTGCTCCAGGCGAGACGCCGAATGCAGGAACCGGCCTATTCGCGACCACCAGAATTCTTATTGGGCAACCCATTTTAGAGCTGGACACTTGGTTGGCCGTTTTGGATACGGCTCGATTGGCAGATACCTGCTCCAACTGTTTTGGTGGTAAAACACTTCGAGACCGGGAAGTGGATGGCGCTCCTCAAGTGCCTCTGAAGTTATGCACTGGATGCAGGACAGTGAGGTACTGTAGCAAG GGTTGTCAAAAGGAAAATTGGGCTGCAATCCATAAACACGAATGCAAGATCTTCAAAAATCTGTATCCAAATGTTTTACCGACTCCCTCAAGAGCGGTGTTAAGGATCCTTCTTCTAAAAAAGCATCAGGAGGATCAAGGGGACAGACTGCAACGCTTTGATTCTTTGACGAGTCATCTAACGGAGACTATACGCACGAAACCGGATCATTTCCAAAATCTAGTATTGTGTGCCAGAGCGATCCATGAATATTCCAAAACGGAGTTGAGCCTTCAAGAAGTCGTTGATTGTTTTGGCAAA CTTGACATCAACGCTTTTACTCTAACAACTCCATTTTATGATCAAATTGGCGCCGCCGTTGAGCCTCTTGCATCTTTGTGTAACCACAGCTGCGATCCTAATGCTGCTGTTGATTTTGATAAGGGAAAGACTTGGCTCAGGGCGCTACAGCACATTGAAGAAGGAGAACAGATATTTGTTTCTTACGTTGAACCTACTGATGCATGTTTACACCGCCAGGCGGAACTCTCTAAAAGATATTATTTTGAATGTGAATGCCCCAGGTGCATTAGAGAAAAGGAGATCGGCGACGGCGAATTTCTAAAAGAAGTCACGGACCTTGACTCGAAGCTGGTCGACGATGCACAAAAAGAAGCTGTCGGGCTCTTGGAAGCTGCGAAGTCTAGAATTTCCCCTGCCGCTTCGATCCGCAGCCTTAAACGCGCAATGAGCATCCTGCGAAAAACATTAGTATGGCCATTGACTCGTCAGCCGTATGTCAGGCTTCGGAACGAGCTCATCGCATCCCTCATGGATGCACAACAATTGCAATGCGTATTTGTGCAATGCGCGATCCGCCATCTCCGTATCGATCCCGTTGTATATCCAGCTAAATGGCATCCGGTCGCCACTATGCATAAATGGATGTTTGTCAGCTTAATGAGGTACCTTACTCAAGCGGGGAACCTGGGTTTTGCGGAAGGTATTGATCTCTCAAAGTATCAGCTCAACCTTTTCTTACTGATTTATTCCATCCTGCTTGACCTTGAGGTGACCGCTTCAAATGAGCTGCCTACTGTGGAGGATATCTACAGAGGCTCGCTCTCGCTCTTTGTAGACGCGGAATGGACACTGGAAGCGATGCAACCTGACATTGATAAAGAATGGGAGAAGGTGGAGAAGCTTGTGGACGACGCTTTGCGAATAGACGAGGCCTCAGTTTAG
- the CPA2 gene encoding carbamoyl-phosphate synthase (glutamine-hydrolyzing) cpa2 (BUSCO:14295at4751~EggNog:ENOG410PH1U~COG:F~BUSCO:590at33183) — protein sequence MALSARCGQRAISHLLRQRCLSTVESSAPSALRAFSTQTSSRKLYSRSKLQAFTSWRSTRSFARSARNLAAAQAEAPSAKSFSARGGVQGPDLVDVKKVLVIGSGGLSIGQAGEFDYSGSQALKALKEAGVKSVLINPNIATIQTDHKLADEVYYLPVTPEYVTHVIEKEKPDGIFLSFGGQTALNLGVQMNRMGIFEKYGVKVLGTSIKTLETSEDRDLFAKALNEIDIPIAESIAVSTVDEALEAADKIGYPIIVRSAYALGGLGSGFAANAEELKNLSSRSLTLAPQILVEKSLKGWKEVEYEVVRDAANNCITVCNMENFDPLGIHTGDSIVVAPSQTLSDEEYHMLRTAAIKIVRHLGVVGECNVQYALQPDGLDYRVIEVNARLSRSSALASKATGYPLAYTAAKIGLGHILPELPNAVTKTTTANFEPSLDYIVTKIPRWDLSKFQHVKRDIGSSMKSVGEVMAIGRTFEESFQKAIRQVDPRFVGFQGDKFENLDEVLKNPTDRRWLAVGQAMLHENYSVDKVHELTKIDKWFLYKLQNIVDVDHALRDIGSLFGIKKEMMLKAKKMGFSDKQIALCVGSTEEEVRTRRKSFGIHPWVKKIDTLAAEFPADTNYLYTTYNATSHDVTFDDHGTIILGSGVYRIGSSVEFDWCAVNATLSLRNMDKKTVMINYNPETYSTDFDTADKLYFEELSFERVMDIYELENASGVVVSVGGQLPQNIALKLQETGGAHVLGTDPKDIDRAEDRHKFSQTLDSIGVDQPAWKELTSVAEAEAFADSVGYPVLVRPSYVLSGAAMSVIRSQGELHDKLVSASDVSPDHPVVITKFIEGAQEIDIDAVASGGKLLLHAVSEHVEAAGVHSGDATLVLPPVNLDESIMARVKEIAEKVAKAFSITGPFNMQIIKADNPDGGEPQLKVIECNLRASRSFPFVSKVLGTNFIDVATKALVGRDVPEPNDLMRVKRDYLATKVPQFSWTRLAGADPYLGVEMASTGEIACFGKDLVEAYWASLQSTMNFRMPEPGEGLLFGGDTDVLTELPHIVDFVHPLGYKLYAASPRVKEYLEKATKSEVDIQVIEFPKEDKRALREVFQKYDIRGVFNIAKQRGKTLLDEDYVMRRNAVDFGVPLFMEPKTALLFAQCMNEKLPRKEGIPSEVRSWSNFVGTKSL from the exons ATGGCTCTCTCAGCCCGGTGTGGGCAACGGGCGATCTCGCACCTTTTGCGCCAACGATGCCTTTCCACTGTTGAATCCTCTGCTCCGTCGGCCCTCCGAGCATTTTCGACGCAGACTTCCTCGAGAAAGCTATATTCTCGATCAAAATTACAGGCATTCACGTCATGGCGGTCCACCCGGTCGTTCGCTCGCTCGGCTCGCAACTTAGCGGCGGCTCAGGCTGAGGCTCCAAGCGCGAAGTCGTTCTCTGCCAGGGGTGGAGTGCAAGGCCCTGACCTTGTCGACGTTAAAAAGGTCCTTGTCATTGGAAGTGGTGGATTGAGCATTGGTCAAGCGGGTGAATTTGATTATTCAG GCTCGCAAGCCCTCAAGGCTTTGAAGGAAGCTGGGGTCAAATCTGTTTTGATCAACCCCAACATTGCGACGATTCAAACCGACCACAAACTCGCCGACGAAGTCTATTATCTCCCCGTTACCCCTGAATATGTCACGCACGTtattgagaaagagaagccgGATGGAATATTCCTCAGTTTCGGTGGCCAGACGGCTCTTAATCTTGGTGTGCAGATGAACCGAATGGGTATCTTCGAGAAATATGGCGTGAAGGTGCTTGGAACCAGTATCAAAACCCTCGAAACCAGCGAGGACAGAGATTTGTTCGCAAAAGCCTTGAATGAAATTGATATCCCAATTGCGGAGTCTATTGCCGTCAGCACCGTCGACGAGGCTCTCGAAGCCGCCGACAAGATCGGCTATCCCATCATCGTTCGGTCGGCCTATGCTCTGGGTGGCCTTGGATCCGGTTTCGCTGCAAATGCTGAGGAGTTAAAGAATTTGTCTTCCCGATCATTGACCCTGGCTCCACAGATTCTTGTTGAGAAATCTCTGAAGGGATGGAAGGAAGTTGAATACGAGGTTGTTCGTGATGCAGCCAACAACTGCATCACTGTTTGCAACATGGAAAACTTCGATCCTCTCGGCATCCATACTGGTGATAGTATTGTTGTTGCACCCAGTCAAACCCTCTCTGATGAAGAGTATCACATGCTTCGAACTGCTGCCATCAAAATTGTTCGACACCTTGGAGTTGTGGGCGAGTGTAATGTTCAGTACGCTCTTCAGCCCGATGGCCTTGACTACAGAGTTATTGAAGTGAATGCCCGTCTCTCTCGCTCGTCTGCCTTGGCGTCGAAAGCCACTGGTTATCCGCTAGCTTACACTGCCGCCAAAATTGGCCTTGGGCACATCTTGCCCGAACTCCCCAATGCCGTTACAAAAACCACAACTGCCAATTTTGAACCCAGCTTGGATTATATTGTCACCAAGATCCCACGATGGGATTTGAGCAAATTCCAGCATGTTAAGCGGGATATCGGGAGCTCCATGAAATCCGTTGGGGAAGTTATGGCTATTGGCCGCACATTTGAGGAATCTTTCCAAAAAGCCATCCGTCAAGTCGATCCTAGATTTGTCGGTTTCCAAGGTGATAAGTTTGAGAACCTTGATGAAGTGCTCAAGAACCCTACAGATCGCCGATGGCTTGCAGTTGGACAGGCAATGCTCCATGAGAATTACTCAGTTGACAAAGTTCATGAACTGACGAAGATCGATAAATGGTTCTTGTATAAGCTGCAAAATATCGTTGACGTTGACCATGCCCTGAGAGATATCGGAAGCCTGTTTGGAATTAAGAAAGAGATGATGCTGAAGGCGAAAAAAATGGGCTTTTCTGACAAGCAGATTGCATTGTGCGTTGGTTctacagaagaagaagtccGGACTCGTCGGAAGAGTTTTGGCATCCACCCCTGGGTCAAGAAAATTGATACGCTGGCTGCCGAATTCCCAGCCGACACCAACTATCTTTACACCACTTATAATGCTACATCTCATGATGTCACGTTTGATGACCATGGCACAATCATCCTCGGAAGCGGTGTGTACAGAATTGGTAGCTCTGTGGAATTCGATTGGTGTGCTGTCAACGCAACCCTCTCCCTCAGAAACATGGACAAGAAAACTGTCATGATTAATTATAACCCTGAGACATACTCTACTGACTTTGATACCGCGGATAAGCTTTACTTCGAAGAATTGAGCTTCGAGAGAGTTATGGATATCTATGAACTTGAGAATGCCAGCGGCGTTGTTGTCTCGGTTGGTGGGCAGCTTCCTCAAAACATTGCCCTTAAACTCCAAGAAACGGGCGGTGCTCACGTCCTCGGTACCGATCCTAAGGACATTGATAGAGCCGAAGATCGTCACAAGTTCTCTCAGACTCTGGATAGCATTGGCGTTGACCAGCCAGCATGGAAAGAATTGACTTCGGTTGCCGAGGCTGAGGCTTTTGCGGACTCCGTTGGTTATCCAGTGCTTGTTCGACCAAGCTACGTCCTTTCGGGTGCTGCTATGAGCGTTATCCGGAGTCAGGGTGAACTTCACGACAAGCTTGTCTCAGCTAGCGATGTTTCTCCCGACCACCCTGTGGTCATCACGAAATTCATTGAAGGAGCCCAGGAAATTGACATCGATGCCGTAGCTTCCGGAGGCAAGCTCCTCCTCCATGCCGTCAGTGAGCACGTTGAGGCAGCCGGTGTTCACTCCGGCGATGCCACCCTGGTTCTTCCTCCTGTTAATTTGGACGAGTCTATCATGGCTCGTGTAAAGGAAATTGCGGAGAAGGTTGCCAAGGCATTCAGCATTACCGGACCTTTCAACATGCAGATCATCAAGGCCGATAACCCCGACGGTGGCGAGCCACAGCTGAAGGTTATTGAATGTAATCTTCGTGCTTCGCGATCCTTCCCCTTCGTCAGCAAGGTGCTTGGCACGAACTTCATTGATGTCGCAACCAAGGCGCTTGTCGGCAGGGATGTTCCAGAGCCCAACGACCTCATGAGAGTAAAACGCGACTATCTTGCCACCAAGGTTCCTCAGTTTAGCTGGACCCGTCTTGCTGGTGCTGATCCATACCTTGGTGTTGAGATGGCAAGTACTGGTGAAATTGCCTGCTTCGGCAAGGATTTGGTTGAGGCCTACTGGGCTTCCCTTCAATCCACGATGAATTTCCGTATGCCAGAGCCAGGTGAAGGTCTCCTCTTTGGCGGTGATACCGATGTGTTGACGGAACTTCCACATATTGTGGACTTCGTCCATCCTCTCGGTTACAAATTGTATGCTGCCAGCCCAAGAGTCAAGGAATATCTTGAGAAGGCAACCAAATCCGAGGTCGATATTCAGGTCATCGAATTTCCTAAGGAAGACAAGAGAGCACTAAGAGAAGTCTTCCAAAAATACGATATCAGAGGTGTCTTCAATATTGCGAAGCAAAGAGGAAAGACCCTGCTCGATGAAGACTATGTTATGAGACGAAATGCTGTTGATTTCGGTGTTCCCCTTTTCATGGAACCAAAG ACCGCCCTTCTATTCGCTCAATGTATGAATGAGAAGCTTCCTCGCAAAGAAGGAATCCCGTCTGAAGTTCGTAGCTGGTCGAATTTTGTTGGCACTAAGAGTTTGTAA
- a CDS encoding uncharacterized protein (EggNog:ENOG410PQJN), translated as MLQSPQLPEPRPAFAKQLAPYIKTRDEVLKIRRALTLYLQAQVIFSDIAPASHISLCAPQNVAGIKRVPSEFSNGLRAQYLRAVQADIAARKEYRGLLEEVKALTERMSRCNSEECSSSGAQNFQTYLSLLRSRRLRSKIQICQHYLDKLTTMEAASSNFLDVNREMKEVFSSSERFVVHQYEAGYSPGHGNHPDGLLYELERAVLVSKARVDNEKSLLGRIKAQVQLTRADQGNISPQARLKGLMRIRDELIKWVEHTLATSGMENASNVDEKQTRNESGENEARLLLDGLKTEIEQQYAAYISARRKLLEIVSATLCISMKPPSQPPRTRSQHQELEPSFTDFAIVFPYVHENLASVSKAQKTTAGHKSFLSAILSKEVLHSGKVFERLQNESHLLPEYPIPARHQRVKQVTTTINSRSEIDASPISINRDSGAVMHAKAWAFASGIARDSAKDHIDQQLAIGTEATKSADRTLRDIYETMNQNYEDVTSSGDAVEGPNEGVCATGLGFSRNRKVTGRLENPRKGPWSGLHGKIGVTGD; from the coding sequence ATGTTGCAAAGCCCTCAGCTCCCGGAACCGCGGCCGGCTTTTGCAAAGCAACTCGCGCCATATATCAAAACGCGGGATGAGGTCCTCAAAATCAGGCGTGCATTGACCCTTTATTTACAGGCTCAGGTCATATTTTCGGATATTGCTCCTGCTTCACATATATCGCTGTGTGCTCCTCAGAATGTCGCGGGCATCAAACGAGTACCGTCGGAGTTCAGCAATGGACTTCGAGCCCAATATTTGAGAGCCGTACAGGCCGACATTGCCGCGAGGAAAGAATATCGTGGTCTGCTGGAAGAGGTGAAGGCTCTCACCGAAAGGATGAGCCGCTGCAATTCAGAGGAGTGTTCTTCGTCGGGAGCTCAAAATTTCCAGACTTATCTGTCTCTGCTTCGAAGCCGTAGGCTACGGAGCAAAATTCAAATCTGTCAACATTACCTGGATAAGTTGACTACAATGGAGGCAGCTAGCTCGAACTTTCTCGATGTAAATCGCGAAATGAAAGAAGTTTTTTCGTCCTCTGAGCGGTTCGTTGTACATCAATACGAGGCAGGATATTCTCCCGGGCACGGAAATCATCCTGATGGCTTACTCTATGAGTTGGAGCGGGCTGTGCTTGTTTCTAAGGCCCGGGTGGACAACGAAAAGAGCCTGCTTGGAAGAATAAAGGCGCAAGTGCAACTAACCCGGGCCGACCAGGGAAATATAAGCCCGCAAGCCAGGTTGAAAGGCCTTATGCGAATTCGTGATGAACTTATCAAGTGGGTTGAACATACACTTGCTACATCTGGTATGGAAAATGCCAGCAATGTTGACGAGAAGCAAACCCGTAATGAATCTGGCGAAAATGAGGCTCGACTTCTGCTTGATGGATTGAAAACTGAAATTGAACAACAATATGCTGCTTATATTTCCGCCCGTCGAAAACTGCTGGAGATAGTATCTGCTACGTTATGCATATCAATGAAACCCCCCTCTCAGCCTCCACGGACGAGGTCCCAGCATCAAGAGTTAGAACCTTCTTTTACGGACTTTGCGATTGTGTTCCCATATGTCCATGAAAACCTGGCTTCGGTTTCGAAAGCTCAAAAGACCACTGCAGGCCACAAATCTTTCCTCTCTGCAATCTTATCTAAAGAAGTATTGCATTCCGGGAAAGTTTTTGAACGCCTGCAAAATGAGAGCCATTTGCTACCGGAGTACCCGATTCCAGCCCGACACCAGCGTGTCAAACAGGTCACAACCACAATCAACTCTCGATCCGAGATCGACGCGTCACCAATAAGCATAAATCGCGATTCAGGAGCTGTTATGCATGCGAAAGCATGGGCTTTCGCTTCTGGGATAGCACGGGATTCTGCAAAAGACCATATTGACCAACAGCTGGCAATTGGGACAGAAGCGACCAAGAGCGCCGACCGCACATTGAGAGACATTTACGAGACTATGAATCAGAATTATGAGGACGTAACATCTTCGGGCGACGCCGTGGAAGGGCCGAATGAAGGCGTTTGCGCCACGGGTCTAGGGTTctcaagaaatagaaaagTTACCGGTCGGTTGGAGAATCCGCGTAAGGGTCCGTGGTCCGGACTACACGGGAAGATCGGTGTTACCGGAGACTGA
- a CDS encoding uncharacterized protein (EggNog:ENOG410PU25~COG:S~BUSCO:14124at33183), protein MSFLNSVLTSIGTGDASITPPPAHRKASAAPIPSITNKTPSTQSYSSGLGQKRKAGQDVPHPASKVAKTAKPASQLSLQNRPSPPRPSTKVSFTPKPTTSSTPKPVNSAPTKPPPKGSFADIMAQAKALQQQKPLNVGMIKHQTVTKERMSKAKRERLLKGAKHRELEVGRGKKSITPGAPPSVPNRMKSLSRKTSAEPEYKGTARPSSATSYAGTAGLPSRRGASAGAQKGSQGKHARRRVVDEYLGTDEEDEGDYYGADDYDDYSDASSDMEAGIMDMEDEEQEALRQAKAEDERELRAEMEAKKAKLERKKKLAALSKSKR, encoded by the exons ATGAGT TTCCTGAATTCAGTTCTCACATCCATCGGTACAGGGGATGCATCGATCACCCCACCCCCAGCCCACAGAAAAGCTTCAGCAGCCCCCATACCTTCTATCACCAACAAAACACCTTCGACCCAGAGTTATAGCTCTGGACTCGGCCAGAAACGAAAAGCTGGGCAAGATGTACCCCACCCTGCCAGCAAGGTCGCTAAGACTGCAAAGCCGGCGTCACAGCTGAGCCTGCAGAATCGACCTTCCCCCCCTCGGCCATCCACAAAGGTGTCCTTTACTCCAAAACCAACTACCTCCTCGACACCAAAGCCTGTGAACTCTGCGCCCACCAAGCCTCCACCAAAAGGCTCTTTTGCCGATATCATGGCGCAAGCCAAGGCTCTTCAGCAGCAAAAGCCACTCAACGTTGGCATGATAAAACACCAGACGGTTACGAAGGAAAGAATGAGTAAGGCGAAGCGGGAACGTTTGCTGAAAGGAGCAAAGCACCGGGAACTAGAGGTTGGCAGAGGCAAAAAGTCAATCACGCCGGGCGCCCCGCCTAGTGTTCCTAACAGGATGAAATCCCTGTCTCGCAAAACAAGTGCTGAACCAGAATACAAAGGGACTGCACGTCCATCAAGTGCCACTAGCTATGCCGGCACCGCAGGGCTTCCATCGCGGCGTGGTGCCAGTGCGGGCGCGCAGAAAGGCAGCCAAGGAAAACATGCTCGTCGCCGTGTAGTGGACGAGTACCTCGGGacagatgaagaagacgaaggcGATTACTATGGTGCGGATGACTACGACGATTACTCGGATGCTTCGTCCGACATGGAGGCCGGAATTATGGATATGGAGGACGAAGAGCAAGAAGCCCTTCGCCaagccaaagctgaagatgAACGAGAGTTGAGAGCGGAAATGGAGGCCAAGAAAGCCAAGTTGGAACGCAAGAAGAAGCTCGCTGCACTCTCCAAATCGAAACGCTGA